From Priestia aryabhattai:
TTAAGACCTTTATTTTCTCAAAAAACGATAAATTCTCTTCACAGATTGGGCTAATTCCTCATAGTATATATCAGCATTCGCCTACTAAAGAAAAGAAAAAGAGGATTCGTTTATGAATACTTTTACCATTTCTCTAAAACCACTAGAGAAACATATGAGCAACGACATTTACATTAGTTCTGCTCTGTTCTCCCGTGTGAAGTGCAAGCACGAGTTTACGTTAACAGTAGGCTCCATCACGAAAGAAGTCAAAGCCACCGTTTTTCAACACCGAGAATGCTGTTTCATGATGTCAGAAGCTCTATTTACAGACTTTCGCTTTCCGTATGAAACGCATCAGCTGAGAGGCATTTACGAAGAGAACACGTTTAGGGTGGGACCCGTGATTAGCATCGTAACAGAAGTTCGAGAAGATGAAGAACCCTTTGGCTCCATTTCTGTATTTTGTAAGGAAATTGTTCAAGCTTGCAAGGAGTTAGGGTGTTTTTGCTATGTGAGCAAATTGAGCGACGTGAAGTCATTGTCTCCTAAAGGATATGTTTATCGTGCTGATCAATGGGTTTATTCAGACGTTCCCTTTCCGGAAATCGTACACAACCGGATTCATGCCAGGAAAACGGAGCAAACCGCTGATTTCCAAACCTTTAAAACATTTTTGAAAGAGCATGACGTTCCTTTTTTTAACGCACGCTACTTAAATAAATGGACGGTTTTTCAACAGCTTAAAGATGTCGTACACTTGCTTCCCTATTTGCCAAAAACGTATCAGCTTCGTTCACGTCAAGATCTTCTTGACGCTTTGGAACTTCATGACGATGTTTTTCTGAAGCCTGTTCATGGTAGCCAAGGAAAAAATATTTTTAAAATTTCAAAGAAAGAGAAGTATATTTTAGACTATACAACGTTTACGCAGACGTATGAAAAAGAATATGAATCTCTCTATGACTTATTTGAAACGCTTTATAGTCAATTAAAAAGGCAAGGATTTCTGATCCAAGAAGGAATTTCACTGCAGACATACAAACAGTGCCCTTTTGATTTCCGCATTCTCTGTCATAAAAAAGACGACTTGACGTGGAAAATCACGTCCATTGTCACACGTGTATCAAAACCCGGCAATTTCGTCTCAAACCTTGCCCGTGGAGGAGATATTCATCCTCCTCAGCAAGTTTTAACTCAGCTCTATGATTCAAAAACTATGCGCCATATCCTTTCACTTTTGAAGGAGATTGCGATTGAAATTTGCACACAGCTTTCTCATCCGTCTGAACTTTATGCAGAATTTGGTATTGATTTAGCGATTGATCAAGAAGGAAAGCCTTGGATTATTGAAGTAAATGTCAAACCTTCCAAACAATTAGCTTCAAGCGCTTTCTCTGTCCGTCCCTCAACAAAAGCACTGCTTGATTATTGTCTGCATGCAACGAATTTTCAATTTGCCAAGGAGGATTTACAATGATTTCATTAGGCTTTTTAACTATTCACCCACAGCAAGAAGTAGAGTACGTGACCGAAATTGCTAAACATGCTGCTGAGTTTTCGATTGAAATATACCGTTTCACCCCTTTTAACATTCATCCTAATACCGAAAAGATTGAAGGCTTCCGCTACGATTTACAACAAAAGAAATGGATAGAAGATTCATTCTTACTTCCTTCGTTTATTTACGATCGCTGCTTTTATCGAAAAGACTCGCTGTCTAAAAAGGCTCGCCCTATTGTAAACTGGCTTAAACAGCGGGACGATATTACATTTTTAGGTCATGGATTGCCCAATAAGCTAGATGTCTATGAAGTAATTAAAAAAGATAGCTATT
This genomic window contains:
- a CDS encoding YheC/YheD family endospore coat-associated protein produces the protein MNTFTISLKPLEKHMSNDIYISSALFSRVKCKHEFTLTVGSITKEVKATVFQHRECCFMMSEALFTDFRFPYETHQLRGIYEENTFRVGPVISIVTEVREDEEPFGSISVFCKEIVQACKELGCFCYVSKLSDVKSLSPKGYVYRADQWVYSDVPFPEIVHNRIHARKTEQTADFQTFKTFLKEHDVPFFNARYLNKWTVFQQLKDVVHLLPYLPKTYQLRSRQDLLDALELHDDVFLKPVHGSQGKNIFKISKKEKYILDYTTFTQTYEKEYESLYDLFETLYSQLKRQGFLIQEGISLQTYKQCPFDFRILCHKKDDLTWKITSIVTRVSKPGNFVSNLARGGDIHPPQQVLTQLYDSKTMRHILSLLKEIAIEICTQLSHPSELYAEFGIDLAIDQEGKPWIIEVNVKPSKQLASSAFSVRPSTKALLDYCLHATNFQFAKEDLQ